One window from the genome of Alkalihalobacillus sp. LMS6 encodes:
- a CDS encoding S41 family peptidase gives MRMEQVFSNIVKVMHYDYAGCEDKKGWDQPKAFTSKVREVENREDFVEVVRDYLLDFDDQHLFFLDEKQSRRETKKDVGFRVRRYEDRLYVTSVYEANILKIGTYFRSLDGERILDSRNKYERYLNEHHPEREDWTFILQQCKTAEAVTPNGEVFQYNFTHYEQNHRPPTYAVQEVMNDIVLLTFTDFMNAESIAQLVENQRKLLERSNNWIIDVRTNGGGSTSSFASLLPYMLPEKGIAVDSTFHEMSFNFTEASAKRQLASIEQMLVQEKNLETIDLLKRYEAMWQEHRGTGFAMSSLHAKPDLFKKGTATPKQIFVLTDVYCGSAGDAFVELAKLSPKVTVVGRPTKGLNDYSNVVRAEWDGFALYYPTSRLMRIDNGQGMSKVGISPNHYIPWTPQHLYEDVDLTYVFNKLTANKKNLVKQ, from the coding sequence ATGCGGATGGAACAAGTGTTTAGCAACATTGTAAAAGTCATGCATTACGACTACGCAGGCTGTGAAGATAAAAAAGGTTGGGATCAACCTAAAGCATTTACAAGTAAAGTCCGGGAAGTAGAGAATCGAGAAGACTTTGTTGAAGTTGTACGGGATTATCTGCTCGATTTTGATGATCAGCATTTGTTCTTTTTAGATGAAAAGCAATCAAGAAGGGAAACAAAAAAAGATGTTGGATTTCGTGTGCGCCGGTATGAGGATCGTCTCTACGTAACGAGTGTCTATGAAGCGAATATCTTGAAAATTGGTACATATTTTCGCTCGTTAGATGGAGAACGGATCTTAGATAGTCGAAACAAATACGAGCGTTATTTAAATGAACACCACCCTGAGCGAGAAGATTGGACGTTTATTTTGCAACAGTGTAAGACGGCAGAGGCCGTGACACCTAATGGAGAAGTATTTCAATATAATTTTACGCATTATGAGCAAAACCATCGCCCCCCAACATACGCTGTTCAAGAAGTCATGAATGATATCGTATTGCTGACTTTTACTGATTTTATGAACGCTGAAAGCATCGCGCAACTAGTAGAAAACCAGCGTAAGTTACTTGAACGTTCGAATAATTGGATTATTGATGTGCGCACGAATGGTGGTGGCTCAACATCAAGCTTTGCCTCATTACTACCTTATATGTTGCCTGAAAAAGGCATAGCAGTCGACTCGACTTTTCACGAAATGAGCTTCAATTTTACTGAAGCTTCTGCCAAGAGACAGCTGGCAAGTATAGAACAGATGCTGGTTCAAGAAAAAAATCTAGAAACAATTGATCTGTTAAAACGATACGAAGCGATGTGGCAGGAACATAGAGGGACAGGATTTGCCATGTCTTCCTTGCACGCGAAGCCGGATTTATTCAAAAAAGGAACCGCAACACCAAAACAGATCTTTGTTCTTACTGATGTGTATTGTGGAAGTGCAGGCGATGCTTTTGTAGAGTTGGCAAAATTATCGCCAAAAGTAACGGTAGTGGGACGTCCAACAAAAGGGTTAAATGATTATTCCAATGTTGTTCGTGCCGAGTGGGACGGTTTTGCATTATATTACCCTACCTCACGTTTAATGCGTATCGATAACGGTCAAGGGATGTCTAAAGTAGGAATTTCCCCTAACCATTATATTCCATGGACACCCCAACATTTATATGAAGACGTTGATTTAACCTATGTGTTTAACAAACTAACAGCCAATAAGAAAAACCTTGTTAAACAATAA
- a CDS encoding group-specific protein, which yields MIVLNFYIASSFANIDSVRTLSLSLQNDGYVQTYDWTQNERSTSAQHLKAIGEREKQAVQDADIFILLLPGGKGSHVELGLALASNTKIFIHSLPGYEIDPSTFYYLDTITSVQSTLNELVLSIKEWVQQHSYLFNERSRPPLSI from the coding sequence GTGATTGTTTTGAATTTTTACATTGCTTCATCTTTTGCAAACATCGATTCTGTTCGGACGCTATCTTTGTCTTTGCAGAACGATGGATACGTTCAAACATACGACTGGACGCAAAATGAGCGCTCAACCTCTGCACAGCATTTAAAAGCTATTGGCGAGAGGGAAAAACAAGCTGTACAAGATGCCGATATATTCATTCTATTATTACCTGGAGGAAAAGGCAGTCATGTTGAACTAGGGTTAGCCCTTGCGTCGAACACAAAAATTTTCATTCACTCGCTACCTGGCTATGAAATAGATCCTTCTACGTTTTATTATCTAGACACGATTACCTCTGTCCAATCAACATTAAACGAATTGGTCTTGTCGATTAAAGAGTGGGTTCAACAACACTCCTATCTTTTTAACGAGCGATCAAGACCACCTTTATCTATCTAG
- a CDS encoding GNAT family N-acetyltransferase: MKKSAELIQETNTNSQKPQIKLVSLSMAHEAALHQFELENRSYFESMVPSRGDAFYNKNEFRQRLTNLIKEEEDGQGIFYLLFNEVDDLVGRFNLVIDGNQADIGYRIGEAFSGRGYATQALQLVIEEVRAANRINELTAKTTSAHRASQQILLKNGFTEINGHSESFMWNGQEQWFIYYQKKLS, translated from the coding sequence TTGAAAAAATCTGCAGAACTGATTCAAGAAACGAATACTAATTCGCAGAAACCACAAATCAAACTCGTTTCGTTAAGCATGGCGCATGAAGCAGCACTCCACCAATTCGAATTAGAAAACAGAAGCTATTTTGAATCCATGGTGCCGAGCAGAGGCGATGCATTTTATAACAAGAATGAATTTAGACAACGGTTAACGAATCTAATAAAGGAAGAAGAGGATGGGCAAGGAATCTTTTATCTTCTATTTAATGAAGTGGATGATCTCGTAGGTCGATTCAATTTAGTGATCGATGGGAATCAAGCTGACATCGGTTATCGAATTGGAGAGGCTTTTTCAGGAAGAGGTTATGCAACACAAGCACTTCAATTAGTAATTGAAGAAGTACGCGCGGCTAATCGAATAAACGAACTAACCGCGAAAACAACGTCGGCTCATCGAGCATCGCAGCAAATTTTGCTGAAGAATGGTTTTACAGAAATTAATGGACATTCCGAGTCATTTATGTGGAATGGGCAAGAGCAGTGGTTTATTTATTATCAGAAGAAGCTCAGTTAG
- a CDS encoding serine/threonine protein kinase, which translates to MEGKFVTQSVDGQTFQLKELHDFQWLQSYGTVFNVFDQQDSGNLSFGVKKGTERYFIKYAGAKTIYHNNTPSESIQRLKEAERVYRDLQHPSLIQFIEAIKTPNGYGLVFAWTNGENLYPHWEFPPPKKYTHPDSPFYRFRQLPFEKKSTAFKQILSFHKYVEEEGYVLIDFYDGSLLYNFTSDRLTICDIDMYAKVPYTNEVGRMWGSSRFMAPEEFEKGATIDRQTMVYTMGAMAFALFGGETDRSLDKWQAPERFYSIARKAVQTDKSARYGSVGQFLEKWLEKE; encoded by the coding sequence ATGGAAGGAAAATTTGTCACGCAAAGCGTGGACGGCCAAACGTTTCAGCTAAAAGAACTGCATGATTTTCAGTGGCTTCAATCCTACGGGACAGTGTTTAACGTTTTTGATCAACAAGATTCAGGAAATCTTAGCTTTGGTGTGAAAAAAGGAACAGAGCGATATTTCATCAAGTATGCGGGTGCTAAAACGATTTACCATAACAACACACCCTCTGAGTCGATACAGAGGTTAAAAGAGGCTGAAAGGGTCTATCGTGATTTGCAGCATCCATCGTTAATTCAATTTATAGAGGCTATTAAGACACCAAATGGCTACGGGCTTGTTTTTGCTTGGACAAACGGAGAGAATTTGTATCCACACTGGGAATTTCCACCGCCGAAAAAATATACGCATCCTGATTCTCCTTTTTATCGGTTCAGGCAGCTTCCGTTTGAGAAAAAATCTACCGCGTTTAAACAAATCCTTTCTTTCCATAAGTATGTGGAAGAGGAAGGCTATGTCTTAATTGATTTTTATGATGGGAGTTTATTGTATAACTTTACGTCTGATAGACTGACGATTTGTGACATCGATATGTATGCGAAAGTCCCGTACACCAATGAAGTGGGGCGGATGTGGGGATCGTCTCGTTTCATGGCTCCTGAGGAATTTGAAAAAGGGGCTACGATTGACAGGCAGACAATGGTCTATACAATGGGGGCGATGGCATTTGCTTTATTTGGTGGGGAGACTGACCGTTCTCTTGATAAGTGGCAAGCGCCAGAACGTTTTTATTCGATTGCGCGAAAAGCTGTTCAAACGGATAAAAGCGCACGTTACGGTTCTGTTGGCCAATTTTTAGAAAAATGGCTTGAAAAAGAATAA
- a CDS encoding alpha/beta hydrolase, with amino-acid sequence MKKQLNMKSWLMNAVTTFAALLVLLTAALMFVGYKATNPAIRLLESNPSHYDLEYEEVQFSNKFDHISLSGWWIPSEHNSIFNTDKAVIFAHGYGYNRTEMPFSPLQLASRLSEEGYHVFMFDFRNSGMSEQAPTTFGGNEKTDLLSAIDYVSETRGVEDIALMGWSMGAVTSIMAGAESEEVKAVIADSPFANLSEYAADSFEYWTGLPKSFATGTTRAIGVMVPGFNPTDVTPLYAAQSYPDDKGLFLIHSMHDGAIPYSESEAIHNSAAGSELWLPEKGGHIRSYFHFESEYEERVLQFLDRHFIRHEPFISDPVHYL; translated from the coding sequence ATGAAGAAGCAACTCAACATGAAAAGCTGGCTAATGAATGCTGTTACAACGTTTGCGGCTTTACTTGTCCTTTTAACCGCTGCACTAATGTTTGTTGGCTATAAAGCCACAAACCCGGCTATTCGGCTCCTTGAGAGTAATCCTAGTCATTACGATCTTGAATATGAGGAAGTTCAGTTTTCAAATAAATTTGATCATATTTCTCTAAGCGGATGGTGGATTCCTTCTGAACATAATTCCATTTTCAATACCGATAAAGCCGTTATTTTTGCTCATGGGTATGGGTATAATCGGACTGAAATGCCTTTTAGCCCTTTGCAATTGGCTAGTCGTTTAAGCGAAGAAGGCTACCATGTGTTTATGTTTGATTTTCGTAACTCCGGTATGTCTGAACAAGCACCGACAACGTTTGGCGGAAATGAAAAAACAGACCTTTTAAGCGCCATTGACTACGTAAGCGAGACGCGTGGTGTTGAGGATATCGCTTTAATGGGTTGGTCGATGGGCGCGGTTACGTCCATTATGGCAGGAGCAGAGTCTGAAGAAGTCAAAGCAGTTATCGCCGATTCGCCTTTTGCCAATTTGAGTGAGTATGCTGCTGATAGTTTTGAATACTGGACCGGGCTGCCAAAATCATTTGCAACAGGTACAACGCGCGCCATTGGGGTCATGGTTCCTGGCTTTAATCCAACAGATGTCACGCCACTTTACGCGGCACAGTCCTACCCCGATGACAAAGGTCTGTTTTTAATTCATTCTATGCATGACGGTGCGATTCCATATTCCGAATCAGAAGCCATCCACAATAGTGCAGCCGGAAGTGAGCTCTGGCTTCCGGAAAAAGGCGGCCACATACGCAGCTATTTCCACTTTGAATCAGAATACGAAGAACGTGTTTTACAGTTTCTTGATCGTCATTTTATTCGTCATGAACCGTTTATCTCTGATCCCGTTCATTATTTATAA